In Proteus vulgaris, one DNA window encodes the following:
- the tssH gene encoding type VI secretion system ATPase TssH, whose product MIQIDLSTLVNRLHPIAKHALENAAAFCVSHQQLEITVDQLLQQLLETPLTDIRTIFNKVDINPTELTELLNIHTVQQQSVTQSYPNFSPLLVEWLKDSWLLASAELSHNELRSGALLLTLLQIPHRYLSKAAAELLSQINREQLKLNFNEWTLTSAEAPITKANKSAHKNVQSDPILSRFTQNMTQQARDNQLDPVLCRDHEIDLMIDILCRRRKNNPVVVGEAGVGKSALIEGLALRIIAGEIPEKLKECELLTLDLGALQAGAAVKGEFEKRFKGIMQEVAQSPTPIILFIDEAHTLIGAGNQQGGLDISNLLKPALARGELSTIAATTWSEYKKYFEKDAALARRFQLVQVKEPTADEAIIIMRGLRSIYEKAHHVFIDDEALCASAQLSERYLSGRQLPDKAIDVLDTACARAAINLSTPPKQLSALKTQRHQTKMEFDVLMREQQLGLKDHSERLVILETQSVDIDSQIDILQQALEKQKNIVREIIELRSTLLSTLAEPFEEEANSDSTENNNDGLKSRLNALNEELNELHQHSLLVSPHVDKKQIAAVIAEWTGVPLNRLSQDALQVVTELPTYLEQSIKGQSVAIKHLHKHLLTARADLRRSGRPLGAFLLAGPSGVGKTETVIQIAQLMFGGTQYLTTINMSEFQEKHTVSRLIGSPPGYVGYGEGGVLTEAIRKKPYSVVLLDEVEKAHPDVLNLFYQAFDKGELADGEGRVIDCKNVAFFLTSNLGDHVIMANADKPDELHDALYPELTTFFKPALLARMEVIPFLPLTQVILKEIITHKLTRLTQLLTQRFHAEIKLEETVSDEILQRASRAENGARILESIIDGALLPPLSLLLLQHSAKNEDIRTIRLSTQDNQFIAEVNVEL is encoded by the coding sequence ATGATCCAGATTGATCTCTCAACATTAGTAAATAGACTTCACCCTATTGCTAAACATGCTTTAGAAAATGCAGCTGCGTTTTGTGTAAGCCACCAGCAACTCGAAATTACAGTAGACCAATTATTACAACAACTGCTGGAGACTCCACTAACGGATATCCGCACTATCTTTAATAAGGTTGATATCAATCCCACTGAATTAACTGAGCTTTTAAATATCCACACAGTACAACAACAGAGCGTGACACAAAGTTATCCTAACTTTTCACCTCTGTTAGTAGAATGGCTAAAAGATAGCTGGCTACTGGCTTCGGCAGAACTTAGCCATAATGAATTACGCTCAGGTGCTTTGTTGCTCACTTTATTGCAAATACCCCATCGTTATCTCTCAAAAGCGGCGGCGGAATTACTATCGCAAATTAATCGAGAACAACTCAAACTCAATTTTAATGAATGGACACTAACATCTGCTGAAGCACCAATAACAAAAGCGAATAAATCAGCACACAAAAATGTTCAGTCTGATCCTATTTTGTCACGTTTTACACAAAATATGACGCAACAAGCAAGAGATAACCAACTCGACCCTGTTTTATGTCGCGATCATGAAATTGATTTAATGATTGATATTCTCTGTCGTCGTCGGAAAAATAACCCCGTGGTGGTCGGTGAAGCTGGTGTGGGTAAAAGTGCCTTAATTGAAGGGTTAGCTTTACGTATTATTGCGGGTGAAATTCCCGAAAAACTCAAAGAATGTGAGTTATTAACACTGGATTTAGGTGCATTACAAGCAGGCGCTGCTGTTAAAGGAGAGTTTGAAAAACGCTTTAAAGGCATTATGCAAGAAGTGGCACAATCACCTACTCCTATTATCTTATTTATTGATGAAGCCCATACCTTGATTGGTGCTGGAAATCAGCAAGGAGGCTTAGATATCTCCAATTTGCTAAAACCTGCATTAGCCCGTGGTGAATTAAGTACCATTGCCGCAACAACATGGAGTGAGTATAAAAAATACTTTGAAAAAGATGCGGCATTAGCGCGCCGTTTCCAACTTGTTCAAGTCAAAGAACCCACCGCAGACGAAGCCATTATTATTATGCGTGGATTGCGCTCTATTTATGAAAAAGCACATCACGTCTTTATTGATGATGAAGCACTTTGTGCATCAGCACAATTAAGTGAACGCTATCTTTCAGGACGCCAACTTCCTGATAAAGCCATTGATGTACTTGATACTGCTTGTGCTCGCGCAGCGATCAATCTTTCGACACCCCCTAAACAATTATCAGCCTTAAAAACACAACGTCACCAAACCAAGATGGAATTTGACGTATTAATGCGTGAACAGCAATTAGGTTTAAAAGATCACTCAGAACGTTTAGTGATATTAGAAACACAATCTGTTGATATAGATTCACAAATAGATATATTGCAACAAGCGTTGGAAAAACAGAAAAATATTGTTCGTGAAATTATCGAATTACGTTCAACATTACTATCAACATTAGCTGAACCATTTGAAGAAGAAGCAAACAGTGACAGCACTGAAAATAATAATGATGGGCTGAAATCTCGATTAAACGCGCTAAATGAAGAGTTAAATGAATTACATCAACACTCTCTATTAGTCTCTCCTCATGTAGATAAAAAACAAATTGCTGCAGTGATTGCGGAATGGACAGGCGTACCTCTTAATCGCTTATCACAAGATGCATTACAAGTAGTGACAGAGCTACCAACCTACCTTGAGCAAAGCATTAAAGGTCAATCAGTTGCAATCAAACATCTTCATAAGCATTTATTAACAGCTCGTGCCGATTTACGCCGTTCAGGCCGTCCATTGGGGGCATTCTTATTAGCAGGACCAAGTGGCGTTGGTAAAACAGAAACCGTCATTCAAATTGCTCAGTTGATGTTTGGTGGAACACAATATCTCACCACGATCAACATGTCAGAGTTTCAAGAAAAACATACTGTTTCTCGCCTTATTGGTTCACCACCAGGTTATGTGGGTTATGGTGAAGGCGGAGTATTAACCGAAGCTATTCGCAAAAAGCCTTATTCCGTTGTCCTGCTGGACGAAGTAGAAAAAGCACACCCCGATGTTTTAAATCTTTTTTATCAAGCCTTTGATAAAGGAGAATTAGCCGACGGTGAAGGTCGTGTTATTGACTGTAAAAACGTTGCATTTTTCCTGACATCTAATTTAGGTGATCACGTCATTATGGCTAATGCTGACAAACCAGATGAATTACATGATGCGCTCTATCCCGAATTAACTACCTTCTTTAAACCCGCACTTTTAGCGCGGATGGAAGTGATCCCATTCTTACCGTTAACGCAGGTTATTCTCAAAGAAATTATTACTCACAAACTAACTCGTTTGACCCAATTGCTTACACAACGTTTTCACGCAGAGATCAAGCTGGAAGAGACCGTTTCCGATGAAATATTACAACGTGCTTCACGAGCAGAAAATGGTGCAAGAATTTTAGAATCCATTATTGATGGTGCGTTATTACCCCCTCTTTCACTTCTTCTATTGCAACACAGTGCGAAAAATGAAGACATCAGGACGATACGGTTATCAACACAAGATAACCAATTCATTGCTGAGGTCAATGTAGAACTATGA
- a CDS encoding Fis family transcriptional regulator produces MKHRLKNALSLLTCLDVDSLTSQFLELSMPRSPFSALIVSMINKSENRLESWSIDLSEKVEKKHLDVDITEADHPLIQLLSQPQPILWNDLKQGSYISDHALQQFIAKQPVHCGLFSIPFVDLNNKPYGLIIMLGENLDETVYEQGIFSIYCNVFHHQLKSILAFSQSQQKIADLQYLLKLQQEKEEKINKTLLSLSVSNLTPIQIPIHSFAEVNDLTLATERYEASILRYQQENNNDDLNLIAENLNISKRSLLYKLKKYGCLK; encoded by the coding sequence ATGAAGCACAGACTGAAAAATGCGCTCTCTCTCTTAACTTGTTTAGATGTGGACTCACTGACCAGCCAATTTCTTGAGCTGAGTATGCCTCGTAGTCCATTCAGCGCACTCATTGTTTCAATGATTAATAAATCAGAGAACCGCTTAGAGAGCTGGAGTATTGATCTTAGTGAAAAAGTAGAGAAAAAACATTTGGATGTCGATATTACAGAAGCAGATCACCCGTTGATCCAGCTTCTATCACAACCACAACCTATTCTCTGGAATGATTTAAAACAAGGCAGTTATATTAGCGATCATGCTTTACAGCAATTTATCGCCAAACAACCTGTGCATTGCGGACTGTTTAGTATTCCCTTTGTTGATCTTAATAATAAACCTTATGGGCTAATTATTATGTTAGGGGAAAATCTCGATGAAACGGTTTATGAGCAAGGTATTTTTTCTATTTACTGCAATGTATTTCATCATCAATTAAAAAGTATTTTAGCATTTTCTCAATCACAACAGAAAATTGCCGATCTGCAATATTTATTGAAATTACAACAAGAAAAAGAAGAGAAAATAAATAAAACCTTACTTTCATTATCCGTATCAAATTTAACTCCAATACAAATTCCAATTCATTCTTTTGCTGAGGTGAACGATCTTACTTTAGCCACAGAACGTTATGAAGCCTCGATTCTGCGTTACCAACAAGAAAACAACAATGACGATCTCAATTTAATCGCTGAAAACTTAAATATTTCAAAGCGATCACTTTTATATAAATTAAAAAAATATGGGTGTCTTAAATGA
- the vasI gene encoding type VI secretion system-associated protein VasI has product MIYSRPVYFIFLALFSISHVFAQEQGNKTNHTELALFECREEASQLIRLSCYDQINIGNKPVSIVDVSAMGNIWRLAVEHEMKRENHTAGFMVTVHNKGTYPVIMTIPAMGYLPPRPILMLSCIDNITRMQIALAKKQTAGNVLLITDKAQLSSEWFLREDGYLLEASRGLSGIDEIKQLLSSTKLTIKLANDEQLTFNISGINEEIKPLRSACHW; this is encoded by the coding sequence ATGATTTATTCACGACCAGTTTATTTCATTTTTCTCGCTCTCTTTTCAATAAGTCACGTTTTTGCACAAGAGCAAGGAAATAAAACCAACCATACTGAACTAGCTCTCTTTGAGTGTCGTGAAGAGGCATCTCAACTTATTCGTTTATCTTGCTATGACCAAATTAACATTGGGAACAAACCAGTTTCTATTGTTGATGTAAGTGCGATGGGCAATATTTGGCGTTTAGCGGTAGAACATGAAATGAAACGTGAAAATCACACTGCTGGGTTTATGGTCACTGTTCATAATAAAGGCACTTATCCCGTTATTATGACTATTCCAGCAATGGGGTATTTGCCTCCTCGCCCCATTCTTATGTTGAGTTGTATCGATAACATCACCCGTATGCAAATTGCACTAGCAAAAAAACAAACAGCAGGAAATGTCCTACTAATAACAGACAAGGCCCAATTAAGTAGTGAATGGTTTCTACGGGAAGATGGTTATCTGCTTGAGGCGAGTCGCGGGCTTTCTGGTATAGATGAAATCAAGCAACTGCTCTCTAGCACAAAATTAACTATCAAATTAGCAAATGATGAGCAACTAACCTTTAATATTTCAGGCATTAACGAAGAGATAAAACCTCTGCGTTCAGCCTGTCATTGGTGA
- the tssA gene encoding type VI secretion system protein TssA — MTTKTLCTWREQLLAPLDEAKVSSQLDENSPDWEYIESEMIKFGSLSHSTLDIDDIQRRALQLFATQTKDFRLLVHLLRTLQHAGIPEELVIASTIASTYMQHYWDTSYPSHSRLKLRLAQQILKRFETVKNNFCQQATPEQRDEILGEFAYLAQFWHSSQPNLSTQVDELIRAFQRIDNTQKPALAVIESVKVETANKIKTSPETSANMTPAPVIQQHHVDINQHDDRQWKQTLLKVAGILCEQAQSDAVGYRLRRYAIWHNIQTLPISDKQGKTPLAAVAIDRVTDYKAQLSQPSISLLNDIEQSLTLAPYWLDGHFMAAQTAQLLGLIDVSSAIAQELSLFLIRLPQLNHLYFADMTPFISEETHQWLGSLENQANNKVSPSLSLHNEQQEIMDCFEQEGLNAALLMIDNAISVTTEPRQRFYLQLLSAQLFEASKMSSIANVYFNQLYHDALRYSLSEWEPNLLNQLASKMEHQQNSFSHRE, encoded by the coding sequence ATGACAACAAAAACGCTCTGTACATGGAGAGAACAACTTTTAGCACCTTTGGATGAAGCCAAAGTGAGTAGCCAACTTGATGAAAATAGCCCTGATTGGGAATATATCGAAAGTGAAATGATAAAATTTGGCTCACTAAGCCACAGCACTTTAGATATTGATGATATTCAGCGTCGAGCATTACAACTCTTTGCTACACAAACTAAAGATTTTCGCTTACTTGTACATTTATTAAGAACGCTACAACACGCAGGTATTCCCGAAGAACTTGTGATTGCATCAACAATTGCAAGTACCTATATGCAACATTATTGGGATACCAGCTATCCTAGTCACTCTCGGTTAAAACTTCGTTTAGCACAACAAATTCTTAAACGTTTTGAAACCGTAAAAAATAATTTTTGCCAGCAAGCCACGCCCGAACAACGCGATGAGATCTTAGGTGAATTTGCTTATTTAGCACAATTTTGGCATTCCAGTCAGCCTAATTTATCTACACAAGTGGATGAATTAATCCGAGCATTTCAACGTATAGACAATACGCAAAAACCCGCCCTTGCAGTTATAGAAAGTGTCAAAGTAGAAACTGCAAATAAAATAAAAACATCACCAGAAACATCAGCGAACATGACTCCTGCTCCTGTAATACAGCAACATCATGTTGATATTAATCAACATGATGATCGCCAATGGAAACAGACATTATTAAAAGTTGCAGGCATTCTCTGTGAACAAGCGCAAAGTGACGCTGTGGGTTATCGTTTACGCCGATATGCTATCTGGCACAACATTCAAACACTTCCGATAAGTGATAAACAAGGCAAAACCCCGTTAGCAGCGGTAGCAATTGATAGAGTGACCGATTACAAAGCGCAACTCTCACAGCCGTCTATCTCACTACTCAATGATATTGAGCAAAGCTTAACGCTAGCGCCTTATTGGTTAGATGGGCATTTTATGGCTGCTCAAACCGCACAATTATTAGGGCTAATTGATGTTTCATCAGCAATTGCTCAAGAGCTTTCACTGTTTTTAATAAGATTACCTCAGCTTAATCATCTCTATTTCGCTGATATGACTCCTTTTATTTCAGAAGAAACTCATCAATGGCTGGGGAGTTTAGAAAATCAAGCTAACAATAAAGTAAGCCCTTCATTATCACTACACAATGAGCAACAAGAAATTATGGATTGCTTTGAACAAGAAGGTCTTAATGCCGCATTATTAATGATTGATAACGCTATTTCAGTAACGACTGAACCCCGTCAACGGTTTTATCTACAGTTACTTTCTGCACAACTTTTTGAAGCATCAAAAATGAGTTCTATTGCAAATGTTTATTTTAATCAGCTTTATCATGATGCGCTTCGGTATTCATTATCAGAGTGGGAACCCAATTTATTAAATCAATTGGCATCAAAAATGGAACATCAACAGAACTCGTTTTCTCATAGGGAATAA